TGCCTGCTCGCGGCTCACGCCGGCGCGCTGCTCGATCAGGTCGACGAGATCCACGTCGCCCATCTCGGTACCGGTGGTCCCGCCTGCGCGCGCCAGCACCATCGGGCATTCCGGGGTCTCGCCGTCGAATGGCATGACCGTGGCTGGCGCACCCGGCCCGCAGCCTCGGGGCGCGAGCTGTGCTGGTTCCCCGACCCGATCGGCGCGGCCGACTGTTACCGGGCCGCGCTGGCCGATCCTCTGCTGCTGGCGCCGGCGTTCCCGACGGTCGGTCGCGTCACCTCACGGCTGGCAGCGACCCGGCGTGATCGGTTGACCGGTTGGTTGCCGATGCTGCGTCCCCCGCACCCCGAGGGGGGTCCTGGGGCGGTGCGGGTCGAGCTGCGTGGGCGGCGAGAGGGCGCCGTCGAGACGGTGGTGCTCGGTGCCATGGATCGGCCTGCGGTGGCGGCCGGCGCCGTCGCGGCGTTGGCGGCGGTCACCGCGGCGCGAGGCGAGCTGCGGCGCCTGGGCGCCGGCGGCCTGGCGGAGCTCGTCGAGCCGCTACCGATTCTCAACGAGCTGGCTCGTCGCGGGGTGAAAGCCGCCGTGTTCGACGGCGCCGTCGCGGCTTGAGCTGACCCACCACCGGCCCCGCTCGGGTGCGCTGCCCGCCGCCGGGCGCCGCCGCGAACCGCGCCACCATCCACGCGCTCATCGTCGGGCGACTCGGCCATCGCCTCACGATGTGTGGTCAATACGCCCCGGTGCGTGCCTATTTCATCCCACTGTGCGGTCTTCTGGTCCTTTTCGGCCGATGGAATGGTCCGGATTGCCTATAGGCCGACGACGGCGCGTTCGGCATCCTGCGTAAGTGCAAAGCGGGCGTCCGCCAGGGGAATCGACCCTGGCAACCGGCGCCCAGGTGGGTCGAGTAGCGGGAAAGGGCACTTCCATATGGCGCCATTGACCAACGACGGTCGACGTCTCGTCGAAGAACATCTTTCTCTGGTGCGCCACATCGTGTTCCAGGTCGCCGTGCGGTTCCCACGCCACGTGGACCGTGAGGAACTCGTGACGGCCGGTGCGATGGGCCTCGTGGAAGCGGCCCGACGCTACGACGCCGATCGGGGCGTGCCATTCGACAAGTTCGCTGCACGTCGTATCCGCGGGGCGATCCTCGACGCCGTGCGGGCTGCCGACTGGGCGCCGCGCTCGGTGCGGAGCCTGGCACGCCGCCTCGAAGAGGCGGAGCAGGAGCTCGCCAGCAGCTTGGGCCGCGTTCCTTCCCGGAGCGAGACGGCCGATCGGCTGGGCGTGCCGGAGTCGGAGATCAGCCGGTTGCAGGACCGCATGGCACGCTCGGTCGTGCTGGCGCTCGACCACGAGGTCGCCGACGCGGACGAAGACCTGACCTTGCTCGACGTGCTCACCGACGAGCGGACCGTCGAGCCGGCAGAGGAGCTCGAGACCCGCGAGCTGCACGCCTACCTTCGCAGCGCGATCGAGCTGCTGCCGCCCCGCCACCGCACCGTTGTTGGTGGCTACTTCCTCGAGGGTCGGACGTCGATGGACCTCGCCGACGAGCTCGACGTGACCGAGTCCCGGATCTCCCAGATCCGATCTGAGGCGCTCGAGATGCTGCGCGATGGCATCGAGGCCCAGTACCGCCGGGCCGGCGACGAGCCGGTGTGCGGCCGGGCCGCGCGCCGCAAGGCGTCCTACGCTGCAGCGATCGGGACCGCGTCGACGTTCCACGACCGCATCACGGTGGGTCACGCCGTCTCCGCCTGACCCTCCCGTCGCGGCCGGGCTCGAGGCCGGGGATCGTCGACGTCGATGTAGCGGGCGAACACGACCGAGATCGCCGCTGACGCAGACACCAGCCCGGCGCTCACCGCCAGCATCGCCCCCGATGGCAGGTGCAGCTCGAAGAAGTGACGGCCGAACGGCACGGCCAGCACCAGCGCGAAGCCGGCCACCATCGCCACCACGAGCACCGCGCGCGCCAGGGTCATCGGTCGTACGAGCTGCACCAGGATCACGAGGGCAACCCCCGTCAGCACGAGCGTCGCGGTGGTGCGTGACTGGATCAGCGGTGGATGCGTGCGCTGGGCCAGCAAGTAGGCCGTGAACGTGATGGCCGCAGCCATGATCCCGTGGGGCACGGTGAAGCGCAGGACCCGACGGAGGAAGTGGGGCTTGGCCCGCTCGGGATTCGGGGCCAGCGCCAAGAAGAAGCCGGGGATGCCGATCGTGAGCGCGTCGATCACCGTGAAGTGCCGGGGCAGGAACGGGAACGGCTTGACCGTCGCGGCGATGGCGAAGGCGAGGATCACGGCGTAGATGGTCTTGGTGAGGAAGAGGTTGGCCACGCGCTCGATGTTGTTGATCACGCGGCGCCCTTCCGCGACCACCGGGGGCAGCGCCGAGAACTCGCCGGACAGCAGCACGAGTTGCGCAGCGGCGCGCGACGCGGAGCTGCCGGAGCCCATGGCGATGCCGATGTCGGCGTCCTTCAGCGCCAGCACGTCGTTCACGCCGTCGCCTGTCATGGCGACGGTGTGGCCCTTGCCCTGGAGCGCGTGGACCATCGCCCGCTTCTGATGCGGCGTGATGCGGCCGAAGATCGTGCCGGCCTCGACTGCGGCGGCGAGCTGGTCGGGGTCATCGGGGAGTGACCGGCCGTCGACCGCGTCGCCCTCGACGTCGAGCCCTGCACGGCGAGCGACGGCCGCGACGGTGGCGGGGTGGTCGCCGGAGATGACCTTGGCGGCCACCCCTTGGGCGGCGAAGAACGCCAACGTGTCGGGCGCGTCGACCCGCACGCGGTCCTCGAGCACCGCCAGCGCGCTCGGCTCCAGCCCGTCGGGGAGTGTGATGTCCGTGGCGGGCACGTCGGCCAACGCGGCATCGGTGTGGGCGAGCAGGATCACGCGGGAGCCCAGCTCGGCGAGCTGCTCGACTCGGGCGGCGAGATCGGCGTGGCGCGACGAGTCGAGCACGACGTCGGGTGCGCCGAGCACCCACGTGCCCTTGCCGGGGAAGGTCGCCGCGCTCCACTTGCGCGCCGAGGAGAAGGGCACCGCGGTTGCCGGCTCCCATCCGGCCGGGAGCGAAGGCAGGGCTTGCTCGGGCTGGCCGGCGTGGCGTCCGTCGGCCCCCGTCAGTCCGTGGCCGAGGGCACGCAACGTGGCGTTGGGGTTGGGGTCGGCAGCCACCAGCGCGGCGAGGGCGTCGCGGGCGTCGCGGTCGCCGGCGCCTGGCAACGTGTCGATCCGGTCGAGCTCGAGGTCGCCGTGCGTGAGGGTCCCGGTCTTGTCGAGACAGATCACGTCGACTCGGGCGAGGATCTCGACAGCGGGCAACTCCTGCACCACCACCTGGTGCTTCGCGAGGCGCAACACGGCCGCCGCGAACGCCACGCTCGTCAACAGCACGAGCCCCTGGGGGATCATCGCGACGATCCCGCCCACCGTGGCGCTCAGCGCGTCGCGGAAGTGGTCGAACAAGCGCCGCTGGCTGATCGCCAACGCGATTCCCGCGGGGACCATGACGTAGCTCGCCCAGCGGATGATCCGGTCGATGCTCCGCTGGAGCTCCGAGTTGGCCAGCGTGAACTTGCGAGCTTCGGCGGCGATCTGGCTGGCGTACGCGTCACGCCCGACGTGCGTCGCCTGGAACGACCCCGACCCCGCGGCGACGAACGCGCCCGACAGCACGCGGTCGCCCGGAGCTTTCGCGATCGGGTCGGACTCGCCGGTGAGGAGGCTCTCGTCGATCTCCAGCGCGTGGCTCTCGAGGATCTGGCCGTCGACGACCACTTGGTCACCGGGGCGGAGCACGAGCAAGTCGCCGAGCACGACGTCGTTGACGGCCACTTCGTGGTCGGATCCGTCGCGCCGGACTCGCGCCCGAGGTGTGGTCAGCAGCGCAAGGCGGTCGAGCGTGCGCTTCGCCCGGAGCTGCTGCACGATGCCGATGGCGGTGTTGGCGACGAGCACCCCGCCGAACAGCGCGTCGTTGCCCTGTCCGTAGATGAGGATCAGCACGGCCAGCGTGCCGAGCACGAAGTTGAAGTACGTGATGACGTTGGCGCGGACGATCTGTGTGAGCGAACGGCTCGACCGGTCGGGCAAGTCGTTGCCGAGGCCGCGGGCCTGGCGGTCGGCGACCTCCGTTGCGGTCAGTCCTTCCGGACCCGTGGGTTCGATGGCGGGCTCAGGTGGGTCGGCGACCGGGGTCGTCATCGCAGGCAGGCTAGGGCACGGCCTCGCCGCGACAGCGGCGAGCGTTCAGCGTGGTCCGAGGTCAGGATCTCGCCACTGGCCAGGGCGTGTGCCCGACGCGGCCTCGTCGGCGCAGTTCGCCTCGCCGGGAGCCGTCGGTGGTTGGACGTTCTCTGCCTCGTCCACTGCGAGCTCGCGAGGGACCGAGGCCAGGGCACCCGATCGGATCGCTGAAAGCGCGGCGCCGGCCGCGAGACCCATCGCCGCGGCTTGGAGGGCGTGCGCGGCGGGGGCCGACAACGCCGACAGCGGCATTGCCTTCCAGAGCGCGTCGAAGTCCATCAAGCCCCACCCGATCACCGTCGCGGATCCGGCCAGCAGCGCGATCACCCGGGCCGGCCGGTTGCGGAACAACACCGCGGAGGCCGCGCAGACGATGCCGAATGCCGGGAGCAGCCAGCTGAGCGGCGAGCCGCCGGCCGCATCAGGGACGACAGCGCGTTGCTGGAAACCGGCATAGATCGCCACGATGCCGGCGGCCGCCACGCCGACCGTTGCTGCCCGAATGGGGTCGAGGACGAGGCCCAGCGCGACGACGAGCGCCGCGGCGCCGACGAGGAGCGCCAGCCACGGCAGCGGCGACGGCGCCGGGTGCAACAGCAGTTCGCCGCGCACCGTGGTGGCCTGCCCGTCGACCACCATCGGCACGATCCAGTTGCCGTCGGAGCGGTCGGTGAGTCGAACCCGGTGAGTGCCAGGGACGAGCGGGGCCTGTTGGTGGGCGCCCATCCAGTGGATGCGATGGTCGTGCCAGACATACGTGCCGTGACGGCCGACCGTCGCCCAGATCGGCGGCAAGCTGCTCGCCTTGTTGATGTCGAACCCCGGGGGGAACTTCGGGTTGGTGGCATAGCGGTTGGCGTTCAAGTAGGTGGCCGGGGAGTTCTGGTTCTCCTGCACGGTGCCGTCGCGCAGCACTTGGAGCCACGGCTCCGCCGTGGTGACCGTGCCGTAGCCCGACGTCCCATAGCCGCGCACGATCGCGGTGTGGCCGGGGTGGACGTGGAGCTCGAGGAAGCCGTCGCCGCCGACGACCTTCACCGAGATGGCCGAGGCCGCGCGGGCCGGCGTGACCGACAGGACCCTTGACTCGAAGTTGGTCGGAGTCGCGGGGTCGGCAGCCGCCGGTGCAGCCGTCCCGACGACCGCGACGACGAGGGCGGCAGCCGCGATCAAGATGCGGCGCACGGCAACCTCCCTGCTCCGTTCGCACCGCGACGAGCGAGCATCACGCCGTGTGCCGCCTTCGGATGACGAACAAGCCTGCGGCACCACCCACGATGATCACCGCCACCACGATGCCCGCGATGACGCCCGCGTTGTTGTTGCCCCCGCCGGAGGTGCTGGCGGGCTTCGACGCCCGGGGCGCGGCAGACGTGCTGTGGCTCGAGGCCGCGACGGTGGTGGTGGAGGCGGCGGCACCCGAGGCGACGATGTCGACGGCCGGCGCGGGGTGATCGGGCTCGGGTTGGCCGGGCTGTTGCAGCTCGATCCACGAGACGGTGCCCTGCTGGCAGGTCTGGAGGATGGGGAACGTGATCCGGCCGGGCTTGGTCGGCATGGTGGCTTGCACCGCGATGTCGAACGGCGTGTGGGGTGCCTGCGCAGGGCCCTGCCACACGACGGTGTTGCCGGTCACCACTGCCGTCCACCCGGGGTTGGTCGTGCTGGCGTGCGTGCCGGTCAACCCACTCGGGAGCTGCATCTCGAGCTTGGTGGTCGGCGAATCACCACAGCCGTGCTCCACGTTGAAGGTGATCGTTGCCGGCTGTCCGGCCGCCGCCGACGTCGGGTCGGGGTCGATGTGCGCGGCCGCCGGCGCCGCGAGCGCGACGAGCAGCCCGAGCGTGGCGACGGCGACCGCCATGGTCCGGGCCGCCCGGAGGCGTGACGACCATCGCGACGTGGAGCAGAGACGGGAGGGCATGGGAGCAGCGCCTTTCGGGGTCGTGGGATGGTGGTGGCCGGCCGTGGGCTCGGCCGCTCGGGCGAACTTGGCGGGTGGTGTCATGGCTGGATCGGGACGGTGACGGTCGCGGACCACTCGTGGAACGCGTCGGGCTGGGCCAGCACGGTGACCTCCCACGTGCCGTTGACCGCCATCGCGTCGTCGACGAGTTGCCAGTGGCCCGGCCCAGCGTGGAACGGCTCGCGCTCGATGGGGCCGAGCTGGGCGGCGGGCAGGCGGAAGTCGACCCGGACATTGGTCAGCTTGTCAAACGGCGCGCCATATCGATCGAGCACGTAGAAGTGGACGGCATTGGTGCCGCGTCGTGCCGGGTCGACGATGATCTGCACCGAGCCGTCGCCGAACGGGGCGGTGCGCGCTGCCACGGTCCCGATCCCCG
This is a stretch of genomic DNA from Acidimicrobiales bacterium. It encodes these proteins:
- a CDS encoding Gfo/Idh/MocA family oxidoreductase, which codes for MRVGVVGLGAVGARAARQLASTEGVESVLIRDLDDDRAAAVAASLGPVAEVAAGDHETPLPVEVVVLAGESGVHGSLARTYLEAGVSAVSTSDDVDDVRALLRLHPEAIERGRSVVAGAAFAPGLTCLLAAHAGALLDQVDEIHVAHLGTGGPACARQHHRAFRGLAVEWHDRGWRTRPAASGRELCWFPDPIGAADCYRAALADPLLLAPAFPTVGRVTSRLAATRRDRLTGWLPMLRPPHPEGGPGAVRVELRGRREGAVETVVLGAMDRPAVAAGAVAALAAVTAARGELRRLGAGGLAELVEPLPILNELARRGVKAAVFDGAVAA
- a CDS encoding HAD-IC family P-type ATPase, which translates into the protein MTTPVADPPEPAIEPTGPEGLTATEVADRQARGLGNDLPDRSSRSLTQIVRANVITYFNFVLGTLAVLILIYGQGNDALFGGVLVANTAIGIVQQLRAKRTLDRLALLTTPRARVRRDGSDHEVAVNDVVLGDLLVLRPGDQVVVDGQILESHALEIDESLLTGESDPIAKAPGDRVLSGAFVAAGSGSFQATHVGRDAYASQIAAEARKFTLANSELQRSIDRIIRWASYVMVPAGIALAISQRRLFDHFRDALSATVGGIVAMIPQGLVLLTSVAFAAAVLRLAKHQVVVQELPAVEILARVDVICLDKTGTLTHGDLELDRIDTLPGAGDRDARDALAALVAADPNPNATLRALGHGLTGADGRHAGQPEQALPSLPAGWEPATAVPFSSARKWSAATFPGKGTWVLGAPDVVLDSSRHADLAARVEQLAELGSRVILLAHTDAALADVPATDITLPDGLEPSALAVLEDRVRVDAPDTLAFFAAQGVAAKVISGDHPATVAAVARRAGLDVEGDAVDGRSLPDDPDQLAAAVEAGTIFGRITPHQKRAMVHALQGKGHTVAMTGDGVNDVLALKDADIGIAMGSGSSASRAAAQLVLLSGEFSALPPVVAEGRRVINNIERVANLFLTKTIYAVILAFAIAATVKPFPFLPRHFTVIDALTIGIPGFFLALAPNPERAKPHFLRRVLRFTVPHGIMAAAITFTAYLLAQRTHPPLIQSRTTATLVLTGVALVILVQLVRPMTLARAVLVVAMVAGFALVLAVPFGRHFFELHLPSGAMLAVSAGLVSASAAISVVFARYIDVDDPRPRARPRREGQAETA
- a CDS encoding DUF1775 domain-containing protein, translated to MTPPAKFARAAEPTAGHHHPTTPKGAAPMPSRLCSTSRWSSRLRAARTMAVAVATLGLLVALAAPAAAHIDPDPTSAAAGQPATITFNVEHGCGDSPTTKLEMQLPSGLTGTHASTTNPGWTAVVTGNTVVWQGPAQAPHTPFDIAVQATMPTKPGRITFPILQTCQQGTVSWIELQQPGQPEPDHPAPAVDIVASGAAASTTTVAASSHSTSAAPRASKPASTSGGGNNNAGVIAGIVVAVIIVGGAAGLFVIRRRHTA
- a CDS encoding FliA/WhiG family RNA polymerase sigma factor; translated protein: MAPLTNDGRRLVEEHLSLVRHIVFQVAVRFPRHVDREELVTAGAMGLVEAARRYDADRGVPFDKFAARRIRGAILDAVRAADWAPRSVRSLARRLEEAEQELASSLGRVPSRSETADRLGVPESEISRLQDRMARSVVLALDHEVADADEDLTLLDVLTDERTVEPAEELETRELHAYLRSAIELLPPRHRTVVGGYFLEGRTSMDLADELDVTESRISQIRSEALEMLRDGIEAQYRRAGDEPVCGRAARRKASYAAAIGTASTFHDRITVGHAVSA